One stretch of Candidatus Hydrogenedentota bacterium DNA includes these proteins:
- a CDS encoding DUF1559 domain-containing protein has product MKKSGFTLIELLVVIAIIGILAAILLPALARARESARRASCQNNLKEWGLVFKMYANEDPGERWPPVQFGAFPDVSGTPQVRVDAGPNLFVTYPEYLNDPMIILCPSDAEYGVHLQRMKDPDTGEFCMGIAGPDAQSCASAVDASYTYLGFVFDRAGDEWEAETVQGVVTLIGVSGLPLDSSALPPPDAVAPSQIVRSLLVLMGDFDLREGATSIPPDNSRIQKAVDNDLSGAELEGFGNTGGDTVYRFREGIERFLITDINNPAATAQAQSTVFVMFDQAATSVEHFNHVPGGSNVLYLDGHVDFIRYQENGTAPVTRNAATALALLSALTL; this is encoded by the coding sequence ATGAAAAAGAGCGGATTTACACTGATCGAGCTGTTGGTCGTGATTGCCATCATCGGTATCCTCGCGGCCATTCTCCTGCCGGCCCTCGCCCGCGCGCGGGAATCGGCCCGGCGCGCCAGTTGCCAGAACAATCTCAAGGAGTGGGGCTTGGTCTTCAAGATGTACGCCAACGAAGACCCGGGCGAGCGCTGGCCGCCCGTGCAGTTCGGCGCTTTTCCCGATGTGTCCGGAACACCTCAGGTGCGCGTCGATGCGGGGCCGAACCTGTTCGTCACCTATCCGGAATACCTGAACGACCCGATGATCATCCTGTGCCCGTCGGATGCCGAGTACGGCGTGCATCTCCAGCGGATGAAGGACCCGGATACGGGTGAGTTCTGTATGGGAATTGCGGGACCTGATGCACAATCCTGCGCGTCGGCGGTGGACGCCAGCTACACCTATCTGGGCTTTGTGTTCGACCGGGCGGGTGACGAATGGGAGGCGGAAACCGTGCAAGGGGTGGTCACCCTCATCGGCGTGTCGGGGTTGCCGCTGGATTCGTCCGCGCTGCCGCCGCCGGACGCCGTGGCGCCTTCCCAGATTGTGCGCAGCCTGCTGGTCTTGATGGGCGATTTCGACCTGCGGGAAGGCGCAACGAGCATTCCCCCGGACAATTCAAGAATCCAGAAGGCGGTGGACAACGACCTTTCGGGCGCTGAGCTGGAAGGTTTTGGCAATACAGGCGGCGACACGGTGTACCGCTTCCGTGAGGGCATCGAACGGTTCCTGATCACGGACATCAATAATCCTGCGGCGACAGCGCAGGCGCAGAGCACCGTATTCGTCATGTTCGACCAGGCGGCCACCTCGGTGGAGCATTTCAATCACGTGCCCGGCGGCAGCAATGTGCTGTACCTCGACGGCCACGTGGACTTCATACGCTACCAGGAGAACGGGACCGCGCCGGTAACGCGCAACGCAGCCACGGCATTGGCGCTGTTGTCTGCCTTGACATTGTAG